A single Mangrovimonas sp. YM274 DNA region contains:
- a CDS encoding response regulator, which yields MKTFNNKIFIVDDEPLFSTMLSDYLIKQNPYLEVKSFMSGEACLESLFENPDLIILDHYLNSNQSLNISGLEVLSEIKKTKTHPVVVMLSGQDSYYTAAKAIGLGALHYVIKDEEAFEKVGQIVKANI from the coding sequence ATGAAAACGTTTAATAATAAAATATTTATTGTTGATGATGAGCCCTTGTTTTCTACAATGTTAAGCGATTATTTAATAAAGCAAAATCCATATTTGGAGGTGAAAAGTTTTATGTCTGGGGAGGCGTGTTTGGAATCTTTATTTGAAAATCCCGATTTAATAATTTTGGATCATTATTTGAATTCCAATCAGTCCTTAAATATCAGTGGCCTGGAAGTATTAAGCGAAATAAAGAAAACTAAGACACATCCAGTTGTCGTCATGCTTTCAGGTCAGGATAGCTATTATACAGCAGCAAAAGCTATTGGTCTAGGAGCGCTGCATTATGTTATTAAAGACGAGGAAGCCTTTGAAAAGGTTGGGCAAATTGTTAAGGCAAATATATGA
- a CDS encoding ATP-binding protein: MKRFNIFLFIVFAFAFVNSINAQIATIDSLYQVFNDTSKTPEMRLEAYDKLFLYLSDGNLNKSMQSKDFFNLLDKLYLWSDTAIELNTKSLKSYNQGKIYFLKGTYLMIKDNQSVDCGYLKVALDFCIKEKDNYYLNAILDTLIRYDCKDISKQKISEFILDLNKEDLSDKDRLNLYLSMSRFTENDSIRPILIEGIPSVLSSKDLKNIKLWSFYSELLENLDSEISMPLFDSIKRTLDVTESRDKLIPMFTTLGEFYMRNEKYPEALEAFQKALRLSEELSFEIENLEMVWVWIGEIHSKIENFQEAQTYTLKGLEIAKRKEGLTRVASLYLSMASVKSDMGEAQEALKYIDSAVGLMVSKVDEDKACEQCMNYALIVKSKVYNGLGDYQKALDQLLQVEPFYVNNLYSEVQPFLYQEMGRAYMGLGEFKQAISSIDKAKSYSNSNLLENKHNYEILAQSYRGLGNYKKSLEAFEVFVAAEDSITKLRNSQKTMRLELENAFNQQRLKDSLVVQKSALDKELVEKKLGKEKTYRKLIIGAAILALLAALGLYNRLNFIKKTQRVLKEKNRVIEAEKERAKSSERAKHQFLANMSHEIRTPMNAIKGMTDILLRRNPKKEQLDYLQAIKESLNSLLVIIDDVLDLSKIESGKIELEKMPFSISEEVYKVVQIMKFKAEEKGIELIVDFRKDIPMVKGDSVRLRQVLLNLVGNGIKFTSVGKIVIKVEPESEVGEETLQVHFSITDTGIGIEDDKLETVFKSFEQAQTDTSRKFGGTGLGLSIAKKIIKQHGGDIWVNSKKGEGSTFHFVIPYSPCLKPSLLNGKGHFNNLNVAKAQLEGVKILLVEDNAFNAVVAKEELEDSLQSITVVIAENGKKALEKLKMEVFDVVLMDVQMPVMNGLECTQTIRKMKNSTNCIPIIAMTANVLKEEVLRCYEAGMNDFVPKPFEVADLLQKIYKVTSENRKILKS, encoded by the coding sequence ATGAAACGTTTTAATATATTTCTATTTATTGTTTTTGCATTTGCATTTGTTAATTCAATAAATGCACAGATAGCAACTATAGATTCTCTTTATCAGGTTTTTAATGATACTTCCAAAACTCCAGAAATGAGGTTGGAGGCTTATGATAAGCTCTTTCTTTATTTGTCGGATGGAAATCTTAATAAATCAATGCAATCTAAAGATTTTTTTAATCTTTTAGACAAACTGTATCTATGGAGTGATACAGCTATTGAATTAAACACCAAAAGCTTGAAAAGCTATAATCAAGGGAAGATTTATTTTTTGAAAGGCACCTATTTGATGATTAAAGATAATCAATCGGTAGATTGTGGGTATTTGAAAGTGGCTTTGGATTTTTGCATCAAAGAAAAGGACAATTATTATTTGAATGCTATTTTGGATACTTTAATCCGATATGATTGTAAAGATATTTCTAAACAGAAGATTTCCGAATTCATATTGGATTTAAATAAAGAAGACTTAAGTGATAAAGATAGATTGAACTTATATCTGTCAATGAGTCGATTTACCGAAAATGATTCTATAAGGCCTATTTTAATTGAGGGGATCCCTTCTGTTTTGAGTTCTAAAGATCTGAAAAATATCAAGTTATGGTCTTTCTATTCGGAATTATTGGAAAATCTAGACTCAGAAATATCGATGCCGCTTTTTGATAGTATTAAAAGGACTTTAGATGTTACCGAATCGAGAGATAAATTAATTCCAATGTTCACAACCTTGGGAGAATTTTATATGCGTAACGAAAAGTATCCTGAGGCTCTAGAGGCTTTTCAAAAGGCTTTAAGACTGTCTGAAGAATTAAGTTTTGAAATTGAGAATTTGGAAATGGTTTGGGTTTGGATTGGAGAAATCCATTCCAAAATTGAAAATTTTCAAGAAGCTCAAACATATACGTTAAAGGGCCTTGAAATTGCAAAACGAAAAGAAGGACTTACTAGGGTAGCAAGTTTGTATCTTTCCATGGCCTCCGTTAAAAGTGATATGGGAGAAGCACAGGAAGCATTAAAGTATATAGATTCTGCTGTTGGGTTAATGGTTTCGAAGGTTGATGAAGATAAAGCTTGTGAACAGTGCATGAATTATGCTTTGATAGTAAAATCTAAAGTTTATAATGGGTTAGGTGACTACCAAAAAGCCTTGGATCAATTACTCCAAGTAGAGCCTTTTTATGTCAATAATTTGTATAGTGAAGTTCAGCCATTCTTATATCAAGAAATGGGAAGAGCATATATGGGGCTTGGTGAGTTTAAACAAGCTATTTCTTCTATAGATAAGGCGAAATCTTATTCAAATTCAAACCTCCTTGAAAACAAGCACAATTATGAAATATTGGCACAATCCTACAGGGGGTTGGGTAATTATAAAAAGTCGCTTGAAGCTTTTGAAGTGTTTGTGGCAGCAGAGGATTCCATTACAAAATTAAGGAACAGCCAAAAAACAATGCGTTTGGAACTGGAAAACGCTTTTAATCAACAGCGTTTAAAAGATAGTTTGGTGGTTCAAAAATCAGCTTTGGATAAGGAGTTGGTGGAAAAGAAGTTAGGTAAAGAGAAAACCTACCGGAAATTAATTATTGGAGCTGCAATTTTAGCATTATTGGCTGCTTTGGGGCTGTATAACCGTTTGAATTTTATCAAAAAGACCCAACGTGTCTTAAAGGAAAAAAATCGTGTTATAGAAGCTGAAAAGGAAAGGGCGAAATCCTCAGAACGTGCTAAACATCAATTTTTAGCCAATATGAGTCATGAAATTAGAACACCAATGAATGCCATTAAAGGAATGACCGATATTTTATTGCGAAGAAATCCAAAAAAGGAACAACTGGATTATTTACAGGCCATAAAAGAATCGTTGAATTCTCTTTTGGTAATTATTGATGATGTATTGGATTTGTCCAAGATTGAATCCGGTAAAATTGAGTTGGAGAAAATGCCTTTTTCAATTTCGGAAGAAGTTTATAAAGTGGTTCAAATCATGAAATTCAAGGCTGAAGAAAAAGGGATTGAATTAATCGTGGATTTTAGGAAAGATATTCCTATGGTTAAAGGGGATTCCGTCAGGTTGCGTCAGGTTCTTTTAAACCTTGTGGGTAATGGCATAAAGTTTACATCAGTTGGTAAGATTGTTATAAAAGTAGAGCCAGAAAGTGAGGTAGGGGAAGAAACTCTTCAAGTGCATTTTTCAATTACTGACACTGGTATTGGCATTGAAGATGATAAGCTGGAGACTGTTTTTAAATCTTTTGAGCAGGCGCAAACAGATACTAGTAGAAAGTTTGGAGGCACAGGGTTAGGGTTAAGCATAGCAAAGAAAATAATTAAGCAGCATGGAGGTGATATTTGGGTAAATAGTAAAAAAGGAGAGGGGAGCACGTTTCATTTTGTAATTCCTTATTCTCCATGTTTAAAGCCGTCACTGCTAAATGGCAAAGGGCATTTTAATAATTTAAATGTAGCAAAAGCCCAATTAGAAGGTGTTAAAATATTGTTGGTTGAAGATAACGCCTTTAATGCAGTGGTAGCCAAAGAAGAATTGGAAGATAGCTTACAAAGCATTACAGTGGTAATTGCCGAAAATGGAAAAAAGGCTTTGGAAAAATTGAAGATGGAGGTCTTTGATGTTGTTTTAATGGATGTTCAAATGCCTGTTATGAACGGACTGGAATGTACACAGACTATTCGTAAAATGAAAAATTCAACTAACTGTATCCCAATTATAGCCATGACAGCAAATGTGCTAAAGGAGGAAGTGCTTAGGTGTTATGAAGCGGGAATGAATGATTTTGTGCCAAAACCTTTTGAGGTGGCCGATTTACTTCAGAAAATCTATAAAGTTACCAGTGAGAACCGTAAAATTCTAAAATCATGA
- a CDS encoding alpha/beta hydrolase-fold protein — protein sequence MKTLMTSIVLCFFLIGNAQDQKTVAFGVEDSIFSKVLNEYRKVWIYNPEKASGIFQSKKVYPVLYLLDGPTHFHSVVGMIKQLSTANGNTVLPEMIIVGIHNTNRFRDLTPTQMVERSGYTTDDMRKNTGGGDLFLDFIEKELKPYIESNYRTAPYSMLVGHSLGGMMAIYTMFQRPQMFQSYIAIDSSIWWNNQEILKEIQNRPNLNYLKGTSLYLGYANTLVEGYDISTVNEDTSEETLHIRSILSLDTFLKNNAVEGFKYKSQFYENDTHGSVPLITEYDGLRFLFKFHRIDIDEKDFENLEVDMVSQIEAHYQNVSTHMGYQVKADENLINRLGYGMLNGNLYERAEQFFTYNTKIHPDSFNVYDSLGDYYVATNNKEKAAESYQKALELQEYPLTREKLEQLKQQ from the coding sequence ATGAAAACTTTAATGACATCTATTGTGTTGTGTTTCTTTTTAATTGGGAATGCTCAAGATCAAAAAACGGTAGCATTTGGAGTAGAAGATAGCATCTTTTCTAAAGTGTTAAATGAGTACAGAAAAGTTTGGATTTATAATCCAGAAAAAGCATCAGGAATTTTTCAATCTAAAAAGGTGTACCCTGTTCTGTATTTGTTGGATGGTCCTACCCATTTCCATTCCGTTGTAGGCATGATAAAGCAATTAAGTACTGCAAATGGTAATACGGTTTTGCCTGAAATGATTATTGTGGGAATACACAATACCAATAGATTTAGAGATTTAACTCCAACACAAATGGTTGAAAGATCAGGGTATACAACAGATGATATGAGAAAAAATACAGGTGGAGGTGATTTGTTTTTGGACTTTATTGAAAAGGAATTGAAGCCTTATATAGAATCAAATTATCGAACGGCTCCCTATAGTATGTTGGTAGGTCATTCTCTTGGAGGGATGATGGCTATTTACACTATGTTCCAGAGGCCCCAAATGTTTCAAAGTTATATTGCTATTGACTCATCGATATGGTGGAACAATCAAGAAATTTTAAAGGAAATCCAAAACCGTCCAAACTTAAATTATTTAAAAGGAACATCTCTTTACCTGGGTTACGCCAATACATTGGTAGAGGGCTATGATATTTCAACAGTAAATGAAGATACTTCAGAGGAGACACTTCATATACGATCTATTCTGTCATTAGATACATTTTTAAAGAATAATGCTGTAGAAGGGTTTAAATACAAGAGCCAATTTTATGAAAACGACACTCACGGTTCAGTACCATTGATTACGGAATATGATGGTTTACGGTTTTTGTTTAAATTCCATAGAATTGATATCGATGAAAAAGATTTTGAGAATCTAGAGGTCGATATGGTCTCGCAAATTGAAGCACATTACCAAAATGTTTCCACCCATATGGGTTATCAGGTGAAAGCCGATGAAAACTTGATAAACAGATTGGGATATGGCATGTTGAATGGTAATTTATACGAAAGGGCTGAGCAGTTCTTTACCTACAACACAAAGATCCATCCAGATAGCTTTAATGTGTACGATTCCCTTGGTGATTACTATGTGGCAACAAACAACAAGGAAAAGGCTGCTGAAAGCTACCAAAAGGCTCTAGAACTTCAGGAATATCCTCTTACTAGGGAAAAATTGGAACAGCTAAAACAACAGTAG
- a CDS encoding LytTR family DNA-binding domain-containing protein, producing MSIKTVLIDDNPFILEVLKDHLQTNHQQLTVVGTASNGKDGIEKIKALQPELIFLDVEMPDMTGFEMLNAISKIDFKTIFITSHSHYAIKAIRFNALDYLLKPFNTQELKNAVKRFSNQNNGSENQEKVKNALSNQKTKHVKDQTLLLPSHLGMLRLKLKSIKYIEGDRNYSKLILHNGSQELSSKNLGYFEEILMDFGFFRCHRSVLINHHFIEKIENQSFFFHDGNFIEISRRKLKSAKAWFANLNKHQH from the coding sequence ATGAGCATTAAAACCGTACTCATAGATGACAATCCGTTTATTTTAGAAGTATTAAAGGATCATTTACAAACCAACCATCAACAGTTAACAGTTGTAGGCACAGCCTCTAATGGAAAGGATGGCATTGAAAAGATTAAAGCCCTGCAGCCAGAACTGATATTTCTGGACGTTGAAATGCCCGACATGACAGGCTTCGAGATGCTCAACGCCATTAGCAAAATTGATTTTAAAACCATTTTTATTACTTCCCATAGTCATTATGCCATAAAAGCCATACGTTTTAATGCTCTGGACTATCTTTTAAAGCCATTCAATACCCAAGAACTAAAAAATGCGGTAAAAAGGTTTTCCAATCAAAACAACGGATCAGAAAACCAAGAGAAGGTTAAAAATGCCTTATCTAACCAAAAAACTAAACATGTTAAGGATCAAACGCTGTTATTACCGTCACATTTGGGGATGCTTAGGTTAAAATTGAAATCAATAAAATACATTGAAGGCGACAGAAACTATAGTAAATTGATTTTACATAACGGAAGCCAAGAATTATCATCAAAGAATCTCGGCTATTTTGAGGAGATTTTAATGGATTTTGGCTTCTTTAGGTGTCACCGTTCTGTACTCATTAACCATCATTTTATAGAAAAAATAGAAAATCAATCATTTTTTTTTCATGACGGTAATTTTATTGAAATCTCTAGAAGGAAGTTGAAATCTGCTAAAGCATGGTTTGCCAATTTAAACAAACACCAACACTAA
- a CDS encoding HD family phosphohydrolase, translated as MNELINKWYRNHALLYKVLLFIATTLLIVYLFPKSGKFKYSFEQGKPWQSENLYAPFNFAIKKSQVEIAEEKRAIQENSTLYFNLDEKVKATVLEAYKNHYKTALPDSVRQKNNALYRIGKDVLDQIYKYGVLDDTYNYGPDKNVVLLNDQTQVATINYKDLTKTNAFIGILEMSLAENHYEAYSPNFVSLFFDIVKPNISLNKAITENALKEELDRVSPTRGSIEKETLIISKGELVEGKKYDILESLKSEYESQVWSESNYNWVIFAYTLLVALALLMLLLFLRKYRMEVFLDNTKVTFIFFNIVFVILLTTLVINYDSRYVYVIPLCILPLVLKAFFDARLGLFSHVLTVLLLGFIVPNSYEYIFLQIIAGIVTILTVSELYKRANLFISVGQITLIYIIAYFAFFVIHEGSVASLKWGTFGLFILCGLATLFVQPLIYIYEKLFGLVSDVSLLELSDTNSKLLKELANKAPGTFHHSLNVANLAEASANEIGANAMLVRVGALYHDIGKMKNPTYFTENQSTGINPHDELSPKESARIIIDHVIDGIETAKKNNLPDRVIDFIRTHHGMSLVYYFYLKEREIDENLNKEEFRYPGPKPFSKETAILMMCDSVEAASKSLKEPSSTKIDKFVESIIGKQMESGQFLNANITFKEIEAIKKVLKSKLANIYHLRIEYPE; from the coding sequence ATGAATGAACTTATAAATAAATGGTACAGAAACCACGCACTTTTATATAAGGTATTGCTGTTTATTGCTACCACTTTATTGATTGTGTACCTCTTTCCAAAAAGTGGGAAATTTAAATATAGTTTTGAACAAGGTAAGCCTTGGCAGTCCGAAAACTTATATGCTCCTTTTAATTTTGCCATAAAAAAATCGCAAGTTGAGATTGCTGAAGAAAAAAGGGCGATTCAAGAAAACAGCACCTTATATTTCAATCTTGATGAAAAGGTGAAAGCGACGGTTTTAGAGGCTTATAAAAATCATTATAAGACGGCACTTCCTGATAGTGTTAGGCAAAAAAACAATGCTCTTTACAGAATAGGAAAAGATGTGTTAGACCAAATTTATAAATATGGCGTTTTAGACGACACTTATAATTATGGACCAGACAAAAATGTGGTGCTTTTAAATGACCAAACCCAAGTAGCCACCATTAATTATAAAGACCTTACAAAGACCAATGCCTTTATTGGAATTCTTGAAATGTCTTTGGCTGAGAATCACTATGAGGCTTATAGCCCCAATTTTGTGTCTTTGTTCTTTGATATTGTTAAGCCCAATATTTCGCTGAATAAGGCGATAACAGAAAATGCCCTTAAGGAAGAATTGGATAGAGTGTCACCCACTAGAGGGAGTATTGAAAAGGAAACCTTAATCATATCTAAGGGAGAATTGGTTGAGGGTAAAAAATATGACATTTTGGAGTCCTTAAAATCCGAATACGAATCGCAGGTTTGGAGTGAGTCTAATTACAACTGGGTGATTTTTGCATATACGCTGTTGGTTGCTTTGGCTTTATTGATGCTATTATTGTTTCTTAGAAAATACCGAATGGAGGTATTTTTGGACAATACTAAGGTGACTTTCATTTTTTTCAATATTGTCTTTGTCATATTGTTGACTACCTTGGTGATAAATTACGATTCTAGGTATGTTTATGTAATCCCCTTGTGTATACTTCCACTAGTGCTGAAAGCCTTTTTTGATGCACGTTTAGGCTTGTTTTCACATGTGCTTACCGTATTGCTTCTTGGCTTTATTGTACCTAATAGTTATGAATATATTTTCCTTCAAATCATTGCTGGAATTGTAACCATCTTAACAGTTTCTGAACTTTACAAACGGGCTAATTTGTTTATTTCGGTAGGTCAGATTACCCTTATTTACATAATTGCCTATTTTGCCTTTTTCGTGATTCATGAAGGAAGTGTAGCTAGTTTGAAATGGGGAACATTTGGATTGTTTATTTTATGTGGGCTTGCCACGCTGTTTGTACAGCCATTAATCTACATATATGAGAAATTGTTTGGGTTGGTGTCTGACGTGTCGTTATTGGAGCTCTCTGATACTAATTCTAAGTTGTTGAAGGAATTGGCCAATAAAGCTCCAGGGACATTTCACCACTCCTTAAATGTGGCTAATTTGGCTGAAGCGTCGGCCAATGAGATTGGTGCCAATGCCATGTTGGTTAGGGTAGGAGCATTGTATCATGATATAGGCAAAATGAAAAACCCTACTTATTTCACCGAGAACCAATCAACAGGAATCAATCCGCATGATGAGTTGTCGCCAAAAGAAAGTGCCAGAATTATTATAGATCATGTTATCGACGGAATTGAAACTGCTAAAAAGAACAATCTTCCCGATCGCGTCATTGATTTTATAAGAACACACCACGGAATGAGCCTTGTCTATTATTTTTATTTGAAGGAGCGTGAAATAGACGAGAATTTGAACAAGGAGGAATTTAGGTATCCGGGTCCAAAGCCATTTAGTAAGGAGACAGCCATTTTAATGATGTGCGATAGTGTAGAGGCAGCCTCAAAAAGTTTAAAGGAACCTTCGTCCACCAAAATAGACAAGTTTGTTGAATCTATTATTGGGAAGCAAATGGAGAGTGGTCAGTTTTTGAATGCCAACATTACCTTTAAGGAAATTGAAGCCATCAAAAAGGTTTTAAAGAGCAAATTGGCCAATATTTACCATTTGAGGATAGAATATCCAGAATAA